ACTGTGACTCTTTTACGTCCTAAACTGCGATTGAATACAACTTTAAAACTGTCAAATATCATGCGcttcaaattgaaaacaagGTAAGAAGTATTTTTCTTGTCAACGGAAACTGAATTATCTTTGATGAAGATCAAAGCGCATATTAATCCACTCATCGAGCAAATGAAGCACAACGAATAAGAATTAAGAAACCCAAAATTACGAAGCATGAATCCAGCTCCGCCTTTGCCTACTACCAGAGCAGCTAATCTAATCGTTCCAATAATTCCAAGTCGCATAGTGCGACTTTGTATATCAGATATATCGCATATATACAATTGACAACCTACCAGCATCATACTCATTCCTGTACACAAGCTTTCAAATACCGCCCATAATAATACTGCTATGATTGGTTTCCATTgccaaaaatatgaattcaaaCAACCAGATAATGCGTGAAGTAATTGTACCAAGATGGAAATATAAATCAGGGGTCTTCTCCTTCGACCTGCTTCATCGCTCCAGTATGAGGCAAATATTACGATAAGTAGACCTATGAAAAGGACAACAGGTTGGTACTTGAGGTTAACTTCTGCCACGAATAGAATTCCGCTTCTTTCGTCATCACATTGGGTGTTTTTTAGGTCTGGCTGAGATGTTGAGTTGGGTCGGCAtgctttttgaagaaataaattcgTATCTAAGCCTTTGATCCACTCATACACGACGAGGTAGATGAAAAACGATGGTTCAACAGTCACATCTTTGAAATAATCGAACATCGCGTGACAATAATAAAATTAAGCTATATACGTATAAAGGTACACTACACTCGCaatagaaacaaaaaatgatcatcAAACGAAATCATTCTTATCACTTGGAGAATTTAGCTTGAATAACGATTAATACGATCACAGGTACCATCCTAGATATTCTTAACCGACTCACTAAATTCGAATTAACTCGCGAGCGTTCGACGATGGATCGAAAATGCATACCTCAGCTTAAATGCTGCTCGCGAATAACTGTCAGGTACCTAACTACACATATAAAAGTAAAAACGCCGGTAGTAAAGTGGACTGTATACTCGTATGATGTTCTATTTTACGACAGAATGAATATATTAAGGCGTCTGCTGGTGTTCACTTCGTGAACGAAAAAGATGAATAAAtgcctacctacctagataATTTGTACCTCCGCGTACATTAAAATTATCCAGTTAACCTTGGATTGCCACACTTaaaaataaagagattttttgagatttttctacTCTAGACCAGGTGTGGAGCATGCGattccagcgtgatttttgatttttctagcaatttttgaacttctttaCAAGACGTAGAAATTGATTTGTTGAGCACCTTctggaaaagttgaaatataATTCGAAAAACCAATTCCGGGGAAGTTCTCATTCCCTCTCTCTTGAGTGA
The sequence above is a segment of the Planococcus citri chromosome 3, ihPlaCitr1.1, whole genome shotgun sequence genome. Coding sequences within it:
- the LOC135838930 gene encoding proton-coupled folate transporter-like, with amino-acid sequence MFDYFKDVTVEPSFFIYLVVYEWIKGLDTNLFLQKACRPNSTSQPDLKNTQCDDERSGILFVAEVNLKYQPVVLFIGLLIVIFASYWSDEAGRRRRPLIYISILVQLLHALSGCLNSYFWQWKPIIAVLLWAVFESLCTGMSMMLVGCQLYICDISDIQSRTMRLGIIGTIRLAALVVGKGGAGFMLRNFGFLNSYSLCFICSMSGLICALIFIKDNSVSVDKKNTSYLVFNLKRMIFDSFKVVFNRSLGRKRVTVTLLIIANITVILTFFGELSVLYLYLRHRFGWNEQKYSEYMILKLTISSFGILFCSLVLSKWLKIHDGLIGILAGCFDTIAILVLMFANQTWQLYLVPVIDLFHGTAMTIGVSFMSKYYDVNEIGRLYAVNGVFGFIVPFTFMAYNGIFGRTLDTYPSAFCLFSVVLDIGIILCFCGAYYSSKKFDAEKTKKREVSEEKCGESLLL